The Lycium barbarum isolate Lr01 chromosome 12, ASM1917538v2, whole genome shotgun sequence genome includes a region encoding these proteins:
- the LOC132624097 gene encoding uncharacterized protein LOC132624097, with product MQAMSTFVEEFRVRNETESEFFVQYDRAIFSCPENGECLKEKGDDPEKLEKAGKEKEVEYSAAPEDDEFEFNIVAELSPISADEIFYNGMIRPIFKRDDAIHVKNGSKNLSATPASFLIETTSSGINDLEGIPSGTYCIWRPRAKAESPGHCKKSNSPGSSKRLKFRDFLQRSNSNSNNNDISLF from the coding sequence ATGCAAGCAATGTCAACATTCGTCGAAGAATTCAGGGTTCGAAATGAAACCGAGTCCGAGTTTTTCGTTCAGTATGATAGGGCTATCTTCAGTTGTCCTGAAAATGGAGAATGTTTAAAGGAAAAGGGAGATGATCCCGAGAAGCTGGAGAAAGCTGGGAAGGAGAAGGAAGTTGAATACTCTGCTGCACCAGAAGATGATGAATTTGAGTTTAATATTGTAGCTGAGCTTTCACCTATTTCAGCTGATGAAATCTTCTACAATGGTATGATCCGTCCAATATTCAAGAGAGACGACGCCATCCACGTCAAGAATGGCTCGAAGAATCTCTCTGCTACGCCAGCGTCATTCTTGATAGAAACAACGTCGTCTGGAATCAATGACTTAGAAGGAATTCCTTCAGGAACCTACTGCATATGGAGGCCAAGAGCAAAAGCAGAGTCTCCAGGACACTGTAAGAAGAGCAACTCTCCAGGCTCTTCAAAGCGGTTGAAGTTTCGTGACTTTCTGCAGCGAAGCAACAGCAACAGTAACAACAATGACATTTCCTTGTTTTGA
- the LOC132623795 gene encoding probable inactive poly [ADP-ribose] polymerase SRO5 isoform X1: protein MKNNLQSQLLSLFPVEAIRESHLIISYKIDALPNMGIPKTERPFMESTSSDTDHHEEKVQESAVSDSESCIISSNYQDNTKSDGLIWIREGDKIHHMISKKFISGFGTLGLSTKIEAIHKNACSSFMKSAKLQSFLIFSKAMEKKCGGNANVKYAWLGASKDEIDSIFSHGFGHPMHNKAYGHCICLSHDDYPVDCLQKATPDKDGLRHLLLCRVILGRTEVVHAGSGQSHPSSEEFDTGVDNVHSPRKYIVWSTNMNSYVFPEFMISFRVTSHVKKDRRFSVPLKSPNSPWISFPSLISALSKILPHNTVKLINKYHSDYKERKITRRELIQQARKLAGDDLLTSIIKSFNNKQNKE from the exons ATGAAAAACAATTTGCAGTCTCAATTGTTGTCACTATTTCCAGTAGAAGCAATTCGAGAATCACATCTCATCATCAGTTACAAGATTGATGCTCTTCCCAATATGGGAATACCCAAAACAGAGCGACCCTTTATGGAAAGTACAAGCTCAGACACTGATCATCACGAAGAAAAAGTTCAAGAATCAGCAGTTTCTGACTCTGAGAGCTGTATTATAAGCTCCAATTATCAAGACAACACGAAATCAGATGGTTTAATATGGATTAGAGAAGGGGATAAGATTCATCATATGATAAGTAAGAAGTTCATTTCCGGATTCGGAACACTTGGATTATCTACAAAAATCGAAGCTATTCACAAGAATGCTTGCTCTAGCTTCATGAAGAGCGCAAAGCTTCAGTCATTCCTTATTTTTTCCAAAGCAATGGAGAAAAAGTGTGGAGGAAATGCTAATGTAAAGTATGCTTGGCTTGGAGCCTCCAAGGATGAAATTGACAGCATATTTTCTCATGGTTTTGGACATCCTATGCACAATAAAGCTTATGGTCATTGTATTTGCCTCTCTCATGATGATTATCCTGTTGACTG TCTTCAAAAGGCAACTCCTGATAAGGATGGACTAAGGCATCTATTGCTTTGTCGGGTGATACTAGGAAGAACTGAAGTTGTTCATGCTGGTTCAGGACAGTCTCATCCAAGTTCTGAGGAGTTTGATACTGGAGTTGACAATGTACATTCTCCTAGAAAATATATTGTGTGGAGTACCAACATGAATTCTTATGTCTTCCCGGAATTTATGATCAGTTTCAGAGTCACTTCTCATGTCAAAA AGGATCGAAGGTTTTCAGTTCCTTTAAAATCTCCAAATTCACCTTGGATTTCTTTTCCTTCTCTGATCTCTGCGCTGTCAAAAATCTTGCCGCATAACACTGTCAAGTTGATTAATAAATATCACAGTGACTATAAG GAGCGGAAGATTACGAGACGCGAGTTGATACAACAAGCTAGAAAATTAGCAGGAGACGATCTGTTAACTTCCATCATAAAATCCTTCAACAATAAG CAAAATAAAGAATAA
- the LOC132623795 gene encoding probable inactive poly [ADP-ribose] polymerase SRO5 isoform X2, which translates to MKNNLQSQLLSLFPVEAIRESHLIISYKIDALPNMGIPKTERPFMESTSSDTDHHEEKVQESAVSDSESCIISSNYQDNTKSDGLIWIREGDKIHHMISKKFISGFGTLGLSTKIEAIHKNACSSFMKSAKLQSFLIFSKAMEKKCGGNANVKYAWLGASKDEIDSIFSHGFGHPMHNKAYGHCICLSHDDYPVDCLQKATPDKDGLRHLLLCRVILGRTEVVHAGSGQSHPSSEEFDTGVDNVHSPRKYIVWSTNMNSYVFPEFMISFRVTSHVKKDRRFSVPLKSPNSPWISFPSLISALSKILPHNTVKLINKYHSDYKERKITRRELIQQARKLAGDDLLTSIIKSFNNKVV; encoded by the exons ATGAAAAACAATTTGCAGTCTCAATTGTTGTCACTATTTCCAGTAGAAGCAATTCGAGAATCACATCTCATCATCAGTTACAAGATTGATGCTCTTCCCAATATGGGAATACCCAAAACAGAGCGACCCTTTATGGAAAGTACAAGCTCAGACACTGATCATCACGAAGAAAAAGTTCAAGAATCAGCAGTTTCTGACTCTGAGAGCTGTATTATAAGCTCCAATTATCAAGACAACACGAAATCAGATGGTTTAATATGGATTAGAGAAGGGGATAAGATTCATCATATGATAAGTAAGAAGTTCATTTCCGGATTCGGAACACTTGGATTATCTACAAAAATCGAAGCTATTCACAAGAATGCTTGCTCTAGCTTCATGAAGAGCGCAAAGCTTCAGTCATTCCTTATTTTTTCCAAAGCAATGGAGAAAAAGTGTGGAGGAAATGCTAATGTAAAGTATGCTTGGCTTGGAGCCTCCAAGGATGAAATTGACAGCATATTTTCTCATGGTTTTGGACATCCTATGCACAATAAAGCTTATGGTCATTGTATTTGCCTCTCTCATGATGATTATCCTGTTGACTG TCTTCAAAAGGCAACTCCTGATAAGGATGGACTAAGGCATCTATTGCTTTGTCGGGTGATACTAGGAAGAACTGAAGTTGTTCATGCTGGTTCAGGACAGTCTCATCCAAGTTCTGAGGAGTTTGATACTGGAGTTGACAATGTACATTCTCCTAGAAAATATATTGTGTGGAGTACCAACATGAATTCTTATGTCTTCCCGGAATTTATGATCAGTTTCAGAGTCACTTCTCATGTCAAAA AGGATCGAAGGTTTTCAGTTCCTTTAAAATCTCCAAATTCACCTTGGATTTCTTTTCCTTCTCTGATCTCTGCGCTGTCAAAAATCTTGCCGCATAACACTGTCAAGTTGATTAATAAATATCACAGTGACTATAAG GAGCGGAAGATTACGAGACGCGAGTTGATACAACAAGCTAGAAAATTAGCAGGAGACGATCTGTTAACTTCCATCATAAAATCCTTCAACAATAAG GTGGTTTAA
- the LOC132623795 gene encoding probable inactive poly [ADP-ribose] polymerase SRO5 isoform X3, producing the protein MGIPKTERPFMESTSSDTDHHEEKVQESAVSDSESCIISSNYQDNTKSDGLIWIREGDKIHHMISKKFISGFGTLGLSTKIEAIHKNACSSFMKSAKLQSFLIFSKAMEKKCGGNANVKYAWLGASKDEIDSIFSHGFGHPMHNKAYGHCICLSHDDYPVDCLQKATPDKDGLRHLLLCRVILGRTEVVHAGSGQSHPSSEEFDTGVDNVHSPRKYIVWSTNMNSYVFPEFMISFRVTSHVKKDRRFSVPLKSPNSPWISFPSLISALSKILPHNTVKLINKYHSDYKERKITRRELIQQARKLAGDDLLTSIIKSFNNKQNKE; encoded by the exons ATGGGAATACCCAAAACAGAGCGACCCTTTATGGAAAGTACAAGCTCAGACACTGATCATCACGAAGAAAAAGTTCAAGAATCAGCAGTTTCTGACTCTGAGAGCTGTATTATAAGCTCCAATTATCAAGACAACACGAAATCAGATGGTTTAATATGGATTAGAGAAGGGGATAAGATTCATCATATGATAAGTAAGAAGTTCATTTCCGGATTCGGAACACTTGGATTATCTACAAAAATCGAAGCTATTCACAAGAATGCTTGCTCTAGCTTCATGAAGAGCGCAAAGCTTCAGTCATTCCTTATTTTTTCCAAAGCAATGGAGAAAAAGTGTGGAGGAAATGCTAATGTAAAGTATGCTTGGCTTGGAGCCTCCAAGGATGAAATTGACAGCATATTTTCTCATGGTTTTGGACATCCTATGCACAATAAAGCTTATGGTCATTGTATTTGCCTCTCTCATGATGATTATCCTGTTGACTG TCTTCAAAAGGCAACTCCTGATAAGGATGGACTAAGGCATCTATTGCTTTGTCGGGTGATACTAGGAAGAACTGAAGTTGTTCATGCTGGTTCAGGACAGTCTCATCCAAGTTCTGAGGAGTTTGATACTGGAGTTGACAATGTACATTCTCCTAGAAAATATATTGTGTGGAGTACCAACATGAATTCTTATGTCTTCCCGGAATTTATGATCAGTTTCAGAGTCACTTCTCATGTCAAAA AGGATCGAAGGTTTTCAGTTCCTTTAAAATCTCCAAATTCACCTTGGATTTCTTTTCCTTCTCTGATCTCTGCGCTGTCAAAAATCTTGCCGCATAACACTGTCAAGTTGATTAATAAATATCACAGTGACTATAAG GAGCGGAAGATTACGAGACGCGAGTTGATACAACAAGCTAGAAAATTAGCAGGAGACGATCTGTTAACTTCCATCATAAAATCCTTCAACAATAAG CAAAATAAAGAATAA